One window from the genome of Megalobrama amblycephala isolate DHTTF-2021 linkage group LG4, ASM1881202v1, whole genome shotgun sequence encodes:
- the im:7138535 gene encoding protein FAM98B produces MERDTGAIALIKALGYKSRECLKTCQCDELPCPLLTWLISELRANCPDVPARRVGGAVLVGELREVLKEMSCPQNALLSEHLSPLLLFRVTEYLLSELMAARMLKYTESHPEDPEEINGKEHCETNGKEQRKRESLTMGNEDEHQKTSQGEEDKTNWKEVKKDLAELFQTLGLETSSQMSDACAEVESRLTSLPEGEMPEALLNTSLNSEQWKKINDINRALCKDYECRRQMMIKRFYVTLQSFAWGERGKERSAVLSSMPHFSPSPKSSVSIAMLLATREDESRIRPVKAGPSTAVHKVLMGSVPDRGGRPGEIEPPMPSFTGRSEGGGSHQQYRKRRREYSGKKKKDKKN; encoded by the exons ATGGAGAGAGATACTGGTGCAATCGCTTTAATTAAAGCTCTTGG GTATAAGAGCAGAGAGTGCTTGAAGACATGTCAGTGTGACGAATTACCTTGCCCTTTGCTCACCTGGCTGATCTCTGAACTGAGAGCAAATTGTCCTGATGTACCAG CACGGAGAGTTGGTGGTGCAGTTCTGGTCGGGGAGTTGAGGGAGGTGTTGAAGGAGATGTCCTGTCCTCAAAATGCACTTCTATCAGAGCACCTTAGCCCGCTTCTCCTGTTCAGAGTGACCG AGTATTTACTGTCCGAGTTGATGGCAGCGCGTATGCTGAAGTACACAGAGAGTCATCCAGAAGATCCAGAAGAGATAAATGGCAAAGAGCATTGTGAGACGAATGGCAAAGAGCAAAGAAAACGGGAGAGTCTTACTATGGGCAATGAAGATGAGCATCAGAAAACCAGTCAAGGGGAAGAGGATAAAACTAATTGGAAAGAAGTAAAAAAGGATCTGGCAGAGCTGTTCCAGACTCTTGGCTTAGAAACATCCTCTCAGATGAGTGATGCCTGTGCAGAG GTGGAGTCAAGGCTGACATCACTTCCAGAAGGTGAAATGCCAGAAGCGTTACTGAATACCAGTCTGAACTCTGAGCAATGG AAAAAGATTAATGACATCAACAGAGCTCTCTGTAAGGATTATGAGTGTCGGCGCCAAATGATGATCAAGCGCTTTTATGTCACGCTACAATCCTTTGCTTGGGGAGAGAGGGGAAAG GAACGCAGTGCTGTGCTttcttccatgccacacttttCACCTTCCCCTAAGTCCTCTGTCTCCATTGCTATGCTGTTGGCGACCAGAGAGGATGAGTCTCGCATTAGGCCAGTTAAAGCAGGGCCTTCAACAGCTGTTCACAAG GTACTAATGGGCAGTGTCCCAGACAGAGGGGGACGTCCAGGAGAGATCGAGCCACCGATGCCCAGCTTCACCGGCCGCAGTGAGGGAGGAGGCAGTCATCAGCAGTATAGAAAGAGAAGGCGAGAATATTCagggaagaagaagaaagataAAAAGAATTAG